The Solibacillus sp. FSL W7-1436 genome window below encodes:
- a CDS encoding YlmC/YmxH family sporulation protein gives MLLSELAEKELIEMENGVRYGFLAETECIFDAKTGKIAGFEMPAQMVKMPFQKKKTGMVKYIPWDEIILIGEDRVLFQKTTSTLKHANDD, from the coding sequence ATGCTTTTATCAGAGCTCGCTGAAAAAGAACTGATCGAAATGGAAAACGGTGTTCGATATGGATTTTTAGCTGAGACGGAATGCATTTTTGATGCCAAAACAGGGAAGATTGCCGGATTTGAAATGCCGGCGCAAATGGTGAAAATGCCGTTCCAAAAGAAAAAGACAGGGATGGTAAAATATATTCCTTGGGATGAAATTATCTTAATCGGGGAAGACCGGGTATTATTTCAAAAAACAACATCGACGTTAAAGCATGCCAATGATGACTGA
- a CDS encoding aspartate-semialdehyde dehydrogenase → MTKKLNVAVVGATGAVGSKMMEKLIERKFPIASIKFLASARSAGKQIEFDGENYTIEEAKPESFEGVDIALFSAGGSVSEALAPEAAKRGAIVIDNTSHFRMDPEVPLVVPEVNRHALKTIPKGIIANPNCSTIQMVAALQPIREKFGLTKVVVSTYQAVSGSGVAAIEELREQSAQWDEGKNVEAKVLPVKSDKKHYPIARNVIPQIDKFTDNGFTYEEMKMINETKKIMEAPELKVAATCVRVPVVSGHSESVYIELEQEATVQQIFDALTGAPGIVLQDDIREQLYPMPIFAENEEPTYVGRIRQDLDNKKGFHLWIVSDNLLKGAALNSIQIAEAMLEDHLL, encoded by the coding sequence ATGACAAAGAAATTGAATGTTGCCGTGGTTGGGGCAACAGGAGCTGTAGGTTCAAAAATGATGGAGAAGCTGATTGAGCGCAAATTTCCGATTGCATCGATCAAGTTTTTAGCTTCTGCTCGTTCAGCGGGAAAACAAATTGAATTCGATGGTGAAAACTACACGATAGAAGAAGCGAAACCGGAAAGCTTTGAAGGGGTCGACATCGCATTATTTTCAGCAGGCGGCTCTGTATCGGAAGCACTTGCACCTGAAGCAGCAAAGCGTGGAGCGATTGTTATTGATAACACAAGCCATTTCCGTATGGATCCAGAAGTACCGCTTGTTGTACCGGAAGTAAATCGCCATGCATTAAAAACAATTCCAAAAGGGATTATCGCAAATCCAAACTGTTCGACAATTCAAATGGTTGCAGCATTACAGCCAATCCGTGAAAAGTTCGGCTTAACAAAAGTTGTCGTATCGACATATCAAGCGGTATCCGGTTCTGGTGTGGCAGCAATTGAAGAGCTGCGTGAGCAAAGTGCACAATGGGATGAAGGAAAAAATGTTGAAGCGAAAGTTTTACCGGTTAAATCAGATAAAAAACATTATCCGATCGCACGTAACGTCATTCCGCAAATCGATAAATTTACGGACAATGGCTTTACATATGAAGAAATGAAAATGATCAACGAAACGAAAAAAATTATGGAAGCACCTGAGCTGAAAGTCGCTGCGACATGTGTACGTGTTCCGGTTGTTTCAGGCCACTCAGAATCGGTTTATATCGAACTGGAGCAAGAAGCAACAGTACAGCAAATTTTTGACGCATTAACGGGTGCGCCGGGCATCGTTCTGCAAGATGACATTCGCGAACAGCTTTACCCGATGCCGATTTTTGCGGAAAATGAAGAACCGACATATGTTGGACGTATTCGCCAAGATCTAGACAACAAAAAAGGATTCCACTTATGGATTGTGTCAGATAATTTATTAAAAGGGGCTGCACTCAACTCTATTCAAATTGCAGAAGCTATGCTAGAGGATCACTTACTATAA
- a CDS encoding FtsK/SpoIIIE family DNA translocase: protein MEKKKSTKTKAKTKPTLKPKTKEELHPLAYEIIGLLLIALAIIEFLEFGLVGRMLHSIAMFFFGNLHFIIPLLCFLIAGMLMVKRRGVAFNTRVVYGVLFVGASLTIFSHSLLFEQMHATNTLLSNSVLKETWRILISTDGIANRSNALGGGMIGGILFSLFHVLFDASGAKIAAFVLLAIGIILITGKALVPILVEKAPAIKGKFKRTKRSTRSKPKPEPQEKLRRSKTEPIIEEEAADLEDLIITTAAPKHHEPIISNFVEQVKQEKQKGIEIEVEEKISEPIMAVTSETDQTYILPSMQQLNPPPEHDQSGEYSVIQTNAKKLEQTFLSFGVKAKVTQVHLGPAVTKYEVMPDTGVKVSKIVSLQDDLALALAAKDIRIEAPIPGKSAVGIEVPNSEVAVVTLREVLEANEQVKVGAKLLVSLGRDVTGQAIAAELNKMPHLLVAGSTGSGKSVCINGIIVSLLMRAKPSEVKMMMIDPKMVELSVYNGIPHLLAPVVTDPRKAAQALQKVVSEMERRYDLFSHSGTRNIEGYNEYIDIGNEDALEKQPKLPYIVVIVDELADLMMVASSEVEDAITRLAQMARAAGIHLIIATQRPSVDVITGIIKANIPSRIAFAVSSAVDSRTILDMGGAERLLGRGDMLYLPAGASKPVRVQGAFVSDHEVERIINSVIEQQKAQYEEAMIPTDEPIVDVMDETDDLYDEAVQLVLEMQTASVSLLQRRFRIGYSRAARIVDQMEQRGIVGPPEGSKPRQVLGNRF, encoded by the coding sequence TTGGAAAAAAAGAAAAGTACTAAAACAAAAGCAAAGACAAAGCCGACGCTAAAGCCAAAGACGAAAGAGGAGCTCCATCCGCTCGCATATGAAATTATCGGCTTGCTGCTCATTGCATTAGCCATTATCGAATTTCTGGAGTTTGGGCTTGTTGGAAGAATGCTCCATTCAATCGCCATGTTTTTCTTCGGCAATCTGCATTTCATCATCCCGTTGCTGTGCTTTTTAATAGCAGGGATGCTAATGGTCAAACGCCGTGGTGTCGCATTCAATACCCGCGTCGTATACGGTGTGCTGTTTGTCGGGGCCAGCCTGACGATTTTCAGTCATAGTCTGTTATTCGAACAGATGCATGCAACGAACACACTGTTGTCAAATTCCGTATTGAAGGAAACATGGAGAATACTCATCAGTACGGATGGAATTGCAAATCGCAGCAATGCGCTTGGCGGCGGTATGATCGGCGGAATATTATTCAGCCTGTTCCATGTATTATTCGATGCATCCGGAGCAAAAATTGCCGCATTTGTATTATTGGCAATCGGGATAATTTTAATTACCGGAAAAGCGCTCGTGCCCATTTTAGTGGAGAAAGCCCCTGCAATTAAGGGAAAGTTCAAAAGAACGAAACGCAGCACAAGAAGTAAGCCGAAACCTGAACCTCAAGAGAAACTGCGACGTTCTAAAACCGAACCGATCATCGAAGAGGAAGCGGCTGATCTGGAGGACCTGATCATTACGACGGCAGCGCCGAAACATCATGAGCCGATCATTTCAAATTTTGTGGAGCAAGTGAAACAGGAAAAGCAAAAAGGTATTGAAATCGAAGTAGAGGAAAAAATAAGTGAGCCAATCATGGCCGTAACATCCGAAACGGACCAAACGTATATTTTGCCTTCCATGCAGCAGCTGAACCCGCCGCCCGAACACGATCAAAGCGGCGAATATTCAGTCATCCAAACAAATGCAAAGAAACTGGAACAAACATTTTTAAGCTTCGGTGTAAAAGCGAAAGTGACACAAGTCCATTTAGGTCCAGCGGTGACAAAATATGAGGTCATGCCGGACACAGGTGTAAAAGTAAGTAAGATTGTCAGCCTTCAAGATGACTTGGCACTTGCCCTTGCAGCAAAAGATATCCGTATTGAAGCACCGATTCCGGGTAAATCGGCTGTCGGAATCGAAGTGCCGAACAGTGAAGTGGCCGTCGTAACATTACGCGAAGTGCTTGAAGCAAACGAACAGGTGAAAGTCGGGGCCAAATTGCTCGTAAGTTTGGGACGCGATGTAACAGGCCAGGCAATAGCGGCGGAATTAAACAAAATGCCGCACTTATTGGTTGCCGGTTCAACAGGCAGCGGTAAAAGTGTATGTATCAATGGCATTATTGTGTCACTATTAATGCGCGCAAAACCAAGTGAAGTGAAAATGATGATGATCGACCCGAAAATGGTCGAGCTAAGTGTATATAACGGGATTCCGCATTTATTGGCACCCGTTGTAACAGATCCGCGTAAAGCGGCGCAGGCATTGCAGAAAGTTGTGTCGGAAATGGAACGCCGCTATGATCTCTTTTCACACTCTGGTACAAGGAATATTGAAGGATATAACGAATATATCGATATAGGCAATGAAGATGCATTGGAAAAACAGCCGAAACTTCCGTATATTGTTGTCATTGTCGATGAGTTGGCGGACTTAATGATGGTTGCGTCGAGTGAAGTGGAAGATGCGATTACACGACTTGCCCAAATGGCGCGTGCAGCAGGGATTCACCTTATTATCGCAACACAAAGACCGTCCGTTGATGTTATTACCGGCATCATCAAAGCGAATATTCCTTCCCGTATTGCATTTGCCGTATCGTCGGCTGTCGATTCCCGCACAATTTTGGATATGGGCGGTGCCGAGAGATTACTTGGCCGCGGTGACATGCTGTATTTACCGGCAGGCGCATCCAAACCGGTCCGTGTGCAAGGTGCATTTGTAAGTGATCATGAAGTGGAAAGAATTATTAACAGTGTCATTGAGCAGCAAAAAGCTCAATATGAGGAGGCGATGATTCCGACCGATGAACCAATCGTTGATGTGATGGACGAAACGGACGACTTGTATGACGAAGCCGTACAACTCGTTCTGGAAATGCAGACAGCTTCCGTATCTTTACTGCAGCGTAGATTCAGAATCGGGTATTCACGTGCAGCCCGGATTGTCGATCAGATGGAACAGCGCGGGATTGTCGGACCACCAGAAGGAAGTAAACCGCGCCAAGTGCTGGGAAATCGATTTTAA
- a CDS encoding dipicolinate synthase subunit B has translation MLEGKRIGLGITASHCTYEDVVPKITQFREAGATVVPIITPSVLHAATRFGTGEEWIEKIEALAGEKVVSSIAEAEPFGPSNPLDCMVIAPMTGNSISKFANAATDSAVLMAAKATLRNGSPVVLGISTNDALGLNGMNLMKLMNAKNIFFIPFGQDDPIKKPTSLIADFTKMLDTVAYTLAHKKQIQPIFIQYFK, from the coding sequence ATGCTTGAGGGAAAACGCATTGGTTTAGGAATTACCGCATCACATTGCACGTATGAAGATGTCGTACCGAAAATTACCCAATTTCGTGAAGCCGGTGCAACCGTTGTACCGATTATAACGCCTTCTGTATTACATGCTGCTACACGATTTGGAACTGGTGAAGAATGGATTGAGAAAATCGAAGCACTCGCGGGGGAAAAGGTTGTCAGCTCCATTGCGGAAGCGGAGCCGTTTGGACCGAGTAATCCACTCGACTGCATGGTAATCGCGCCGATGACAGGAAACTCCATCAGTAAATTTGCGAATGCCGCAACAGACAGTGCCGTACTGATGGCAGCAAAGGCGACACTTCGAAATGGTTCACCTGTAGTACTTGGTATTTCAACAAATGATGCACTTGGGTTAAACGGCATGAATTTAATGAAACTAATGAATGCGAAAAACATTTTCTTCATTCCGTTCGGTCAGGACGATCCAATTAAAAAACCGACGTCGCTCATAGCGGATTTCACAAAAATGCTCGATACTGTAGCATATACGCTCGCTCATAAAAAACAGATTCAGCCGATATTTATACAATATTTTAAATAA
- a CDS encoding M16 family metallopeptidase translates to MVQVITAKNGVRIVTEQMPHVRSLSVGIWVNAGSRYETKEENGITHFIEHMLFKGTKNRTARQIAEEFDRIGGEINAFTSKEHTCYYAKVLDHHGELAIDILADMFFNSLFAKEEIERERQVVLEEIYMSEDDPADDVHEKLWGVMFPNDALGRPILGTPETLATFNEQMIRAYMAKHYGPQNVVISIAGNIEESLLEKVEALFGNYEASEESVVSKPSYPTFTPGEVEKMRDTEQAHIAISFPAIAVKDPKMYSFIALNNIIGGNMSSRLFQEVREERGLAYSVFSYQSSYEDIGTFTIYASASKQNLDALKQQIDQTLFDLVAGGVTETELENAKEQLKGGFVLGLEGTEDFMNRNGVNELIHQNHRSVDEVLAKIDAISMETIDELITQILLSEPAIAIIGPENE, encoded by the coding sequence ATGGTACAAGTAATTACAGCAAAAAATGGCGTGCGCATCGTTACAGAGCAAATGCCGCATGTCCGGTCATTATCGGTCGGCATTTGGGTCAATGCAGGCTCACGCTACGAAACAAAAGAAGAAAATGGGATTACCCATTTCATCGAGCATATGCTTTTCAAAGGAACGAAAAACCGTACAGCCCGTCAGATCGCGGAAGAATTCGATCGCATCGGCGGAGAGATTAATGCCTTCACATCGAAGGAACATACATGCTATTACGCAAAAGTGCTCGATCATCATGGGGAACTCGCAATCGATATTCTGGCCGATATGTTCTTCAACTCTTTATTTGCAAAAGAAGAAATTGAACGTGAACGCCAAGTTGTGCTTGAAGAAATCTACATGAGCGAAGACGATCCCGCAGATGATGTCCATGAAAAATTATGGGGGGTTATGTTCCCGAATGATGCGCTGGGCCGTCCGATTTTAGGAACACCGGAAACGCTGGCGACATTTAATGAACAGATGATCCGCGCCTATATGGCAAAACATTACGGCCCTCAAAATGTTGTCATTTCGATTGCAGGGAATATTGAAGAGAGTTTACTAGAAAAAGTGGAAGCATTATTCGGAAACTATGAAGCAAGTGAAGAATCGGTAGTTTCCAAGCCGTCTTACCCGACATTTACACCAGGGGAAGTTGAAAAAATGCGCGATACCGAACAGGCGCATATCGCGATTTCATTCCCGGCCATTGCGGTAAAGGATCCAAAGATGTACAGCTTCATTGCGCTGAATAATATTATCGGCGGCAATATGAGTTCACGTCTGTTCCAGGAAGTGCGTGAAGAGCGCGGGCTCGCGTATTCTGTATTCAGCTACCAGTCGAGCTATGAAGATATCGGAACGTTTACGATCTATGCGTCGGCATCGAAACAGAATCTCGATGCATTAAAGCAGCAGATCGACCAGACGTTATTTGACCTTGTGGCAGGCGGGGTAACGGAAACCGAGCTTGAAAATGCGAAGGAACAGTTAAAGGGCGGATTCGTTTTAGGGCTTGAAGGAACGGAAGACTTTATGAACCGTAACGGGGTCAATGAACTGATCCACCAGAATCACCGTTCAGTCGATGAAGTACTGGCGAAAATCGATGCGATTTCGATGGAAACGATCGATGAGCTAATTACACAAATTCTGTTATCAGAACCGGCCATTGCGATTATCGGTCCGGAAAACGAATAA
- a CDS encoding NAD(P)-dependent oxidoreductase, with amino-acid sequence MPMMTERWLVIGTDERMKFLAKQLSTNDRTVYYKNTTVWDEALNKVALELHPTEIVLPIHPLSIQVEELLGIRQARFFAGKLTDQWKQILENKRLHYYLEDETFIWKNAALTAEGFLAHLYKEKVNVQYKTIMITGFGRVAKMLALFLTRLNAKVIIAVRSEAQKAEALAYGYQGIELNEKNIMEADFLINTIPTKWLTKDYESWIIRPIYDVASSPGCLNDFKLSQYELLPALPGKYFPQAAANLLYETILELRKEEANA; translated from the coding sequence ATGCCAATGATGACTGAACGCTGGCTTGTGATCGGTACAGATGAGCGGATGAAGTTTTTGGCGAAGCAATTATCGACGAATGATCGCACGGTGTATTACAAAAACACAACCGTTTGGGATGAAGCACTGAATAAAGTGGCATTGGAGCTGCACCCGACAGAAATTGTGTTGCCGATCCACCCTTTATCGATTCAAGTGGAGGAGCTTTTAGGTATTCGTCAGGCACGATTTTTTGCGGGGAAATTGACTGATCAATGGAAACAGATTCTTGAAAACAAGCGTCTGCATTATTATTTGGAAGATGAAACATTCATCTGGAAAAATGCCGCGCTTACCGCAGAAGGTTTTTTAGCGCACTTGTATAAGGAAAAAGTAAATGTGCAGTATAAAACGATTATGATTACAGGGTTTGGACGTGTAGCAAAAATGCTTGCCCTGTTTTTAACACGTCTCAATGCAAAGGTGATCATCGCCGTGCGTTCGGAAGCACAAAAAGCCGAGGCTCTTGCATATGGCTATCAAGGTATTGAATTAAATGAGAAGAATATTATGGAAGCGGATTTTCTGATCAATACGATTCCGACGAAATGGCTGACAAAGGATTATGAATCATGGATAATCCGTCCGATTTATGATGTCGCATCAAGCCCGGGATGTTTGAACGATTTCAAATTATCCCAATATGAGCTGCTACCTGCATTACCTGGGAAATACTTTCCGCAAGCTGCAGCAAACTTATTATATGAAACGATACTAGAATTACGAAAGGAGGAAGCAAATGCTTGA
- a CDS encoding GntR family transcriptional regulator gives MIIKLSNNSEKPIYEQITDQLKQAILTGTLLTGDSLPSIRALAKELKISVMTTKRAYADLERDGFIVTIAGKGSYVSERNQDFLREELIRQIEMHFTKAVSIAKTANVPKEELHDLLDLLLEE, from the coding sequence TTGATAATCAAATTGAGCAATAACAGTGAAAAACCTATTTATGAGCAAATTACCGACCAGTTAAAACAGGCCATTTTGACAGGCACACTGCTGACAGGTGATTCCCTGCCTTCCATTAGGGCATTGGCGAAAGAACTGAAGATCAGTGTTATGACAACGAAGCGGGCGTATGCAGATTTGGAACGGGACGGCTTTATCGTGACGATTGCCGGTAAAGGGAGCTATGTATCGGAACGCAATCAGGATTTCCTGCGGGAAGAGCTGATCCGCCAAATTGAAATGCATTTCACAAAAGCGGTATCCATCGCGAAAACTGCCAATGTGCCGAAAGAGGAACTGCATGACTTACTCGATTTACTATTGGAGGAATGA
- a CDS encoding ribonuclease J: MTKSKNELIRVIPLGGVGEIGKSMYVIEIDEELFVVDSGLMFPESEMLGIDIVIPDITYLEENKERVKGIFLTHGHEDAIGSIAYVLKKIKAPVYGSKLTIALAKEHLKELPAPYQVKFFEVSSNSRMNFNSTYVTFFHTTHSIPDSLGIVFHTSEGAIVHTGEFKFDQSATGKFKPDLAKMAMLGEEGVFMLLSESMEAERPGYTTSEAVIAEELQKTFHSAPGRIIVALYASNFIRIQQVFRQAAASHRKVAVVGKSLEKMVDIGVNLGYLDIDESTLVPVNEIHKYHDDEIIIMATGNKGEPLDALDKIVRKHHRDIKIRNTDTVLITFTPSPSMEVQMYNTMNQLAKAGAHVMTSNKKVHVSGHGSAEDLKLMLNFMKPKYFIPVQGEYRMLIAHSKLAQQVGLQKSQIFIADKGDIVEYKNGKMRMTGRVQAGNVLIDGIGVGDVGNIVLRDRKLLSQDGIFIVVVTLNRAQKKIASGPEILSRGFVYVRESEQLMEEASEIAREVIEKYVGKETFEWTNIKQEIRDTLNQYLFQKTKRRPMIIPIIMEY, encoded by the coding sequence GTGACAAAATCAAAAAATGAACTAATCCGTGTCATTCCATTAGGTGGAGTTGGCGAAATCGGAAAATCAATGTATGTAATAGAAATCGATGAAGAGCTTTTCGTAGTAGACAGTGGGCTCATGTTCCCAGAATCCGAAATGCTTGGAATTGATATCGTCATTCCAGATATCACGTATTTAGAGGAAAATAAAGAGCGCGTAAAAGGTATTTTCCTTACTCATGGACATGAAGATGCAATTGGATCGATTGCATATGTATTAAAGAAAATTAAAGCACCGGTATACGGTTCAAAGTTAACGATCGCACTTGCGAAGGAGCATTTGAAAGAACTGCCTGCACCTTACCAGGTGAAATTCTTTGAAGTATCGAGCAATAGTCGCATGAACTTCAATTCTACTTATGTGACATTCTTCCATACAACACATAGTATTCCAGATTCATTAGGAATCGTTTTCCATACTTCTGAAGGTGCTATCGTTCACACGGGCGAATTCAAATTTGACCAGTCGGCAACAGGCAAGTTCAAGCCGGATTTGGCAAAAATGGCGATGCTCGGTGAAGAAGGCGTATTCATGCTTTTATCAGAGTCAATGGAAGCAGAACGTCCAGGCTATACAACAAGTGAAGCCGTGATTGCGGAAGAATTGCAAAAAACGTTCCATTCGGCACCAGGTCGAATTATCGTAGCATTATATGCATCAAACTTTATTCGTATTCAGCAAGTGTTCAGACAAGCTGCCGCATCGCACCGTAAAGTGGCGGTAGTCGGGAAATCGCTGGAGAAAATGGTCGATATCGGTGTAAACCTTGGCTATTTGGATATCGATGAGTCAACACTTGTACCAGTAAATGAAATTCATAAATATCATGATGACGAAATTATTATTATGGCAACGGGCAACAAAGGTGAACCACTTGATGCACTTGATAAAATTGTGCGTAAACACCACCGTGACATTAAAATCAGAAATACAGACACAGTGTTAATTACATTCACACCATCACCAAGCATGGAAGTGCAAATGTACAACACGATGAACCAATTGGCTAAAGCGGGCGCACATGTCATGACTTCAAATAAAAAAGTCCATGTTTCCGGCCACGGCAGCGCGGAAGATCTGAAACTGATGCTGAACTTCATGAAGCCGAAATACTTCATCCCGGTTCAGGGGGAGTACCGCATGCTGATTGCGCACTCGAAACTTGCACAGCAAGTAGGTCTGCAAAAATCACAAATCTTCATCGCAGATAAAGGCGATATTGTCGAGTACAAAAACGGCAAAATGCGTATGACAGGACGTGTACAGGCAGGAAATGTACTAATCGACGGGATCGGTGTAGGCGATGTAGGTAATATCGTTTTACGCGACCGTAAACTGCTTTCACAAGATGGTATCTTCATCGTTGTTGTAACATTGAACCGTGCACAGAAGAAAATTGCTTCAGGTCCCGAAATTTTATCACGCGGATTCGTTTACGTACGCGAATCTGAGCAGCTGATGGAAGAAGCTTCAGAAATCGCACGCGAAGTGATCGAGAAGTATGTCGGCAAAGAAACGTTCGAATGGACAAACATCAAGCAAGAAATTCGCGACACATTAAATCAGTATCTATTCCAAAAAACAAAACGTCGTCCAATGATCATTCCGATCATTATGGAGTACTAA
- the dapA gene encoding 4-hydroxy-tetrahydrodipicolinate synthase produces the protein MDFGRIGTAMITPFKKDGTINYPELERIIDHLIENGTDSIIACGTTSENPTMSTEEKIEVVRFTVEKVAGRIPVIAGTGDNETAYSIMMTHKAEENGANGIMLVTPYYNKPNQRGMYAHFSTIAKETKLPVMLYNVPGRTGANILAETTIAISKDVPNITCIKEASGNLDQMGDIIENVDPDFHVYSGDDGLTLPLLAIGGRGIISVASHVVGKDMQQMVRAFEEGRHQEAAQIHRALLPLVRALFAQPNPSPIKYAMTKLGFDTLDVRMPMMEMLPEEKAAFDEIWDTYQEKAKSFRALQVN, from the coding sequence ATGGATTTCGGACGTATTGGTACAGCGATGATTACACCGTTTAAAAAGGACGGTACGATTAATTATCCTGAGTTAGAACGCATTATTGACCATTTAATCGAAAATGGTACAGATTCAATTATTGCTTGTGGAACAACTTCGGAAAACCCGACAATGTCAACAGAGGAAAAAATCGAGGTCGTGCGCTTTACAGTTGAAAAAGTGGCAGGACGCATACCTGTTATCGCCGGTACAGGGGATAACGAAACAGCCTACTCGATTATGATGACTCATAAAGCAGAGGAAAATGGGGCGAACGGAATCATGCTCGTAACGCCATATTACAATAAGCCAAACCAGCGCGGCATGTATGCCCACTTTAGTACGATCGCAAAAGAAACGAAACTTCCAGTCATGCTTTATAATGTCCCTGGCCGTACAGGTGCCAATATTCTGGCGGAAACAACGATTGCGATCAGCAAAGACGTGCCGAATATTACATGCATTAAAGAAGCAAGCGGCAACTTGGATCAGATGGGTGACATCATTGAAAATGTCGATCCGGATTTCCATGTGTACTCAGGGGATGACGGTTTAACATTGCCGCTGCTTGCAATCGGCGGACGCGGTATTATTTCAGTCGCTTCCCATGTAGTAGGGAAAGATATGCAGCAGATGGTTCGCGCATTTGAAGAAGGCCGTCACCAGGAAGCTGCACAAATTCACCGTGCATTATTGCCGCTCGTTCGGGCATTATTTGCACAACCGAATCCATCACCAATTAAATACGCGATGACAAAATTAGGCTTTGATACACTTGATGTACGAATGCCGATGATGGAAATGCTACCGGAAGAAAAGGCGGCATTCGATGAAATTTGGGATACGTATCAGGAAAAAGCAAAAAGTTTCCGCGCATTACAAGTGAACTAA
- a CDS encoding ABC transporter ATP-binding protein, whose amino-acid sequence MNAIEVKNVSKQLKKFRLNNISFTVECGTIAGFIGQNGAGKSTTMKLLINFLKPQQGEMFILGKRSDLDDIELKSQIGVVFDELHIPKHLTGKDINHLYSMMYPNWNTDYYYELLNRFDVPRFDAISKMSKGMKTKLGIIIALAYSPKVLLLDEPTSGLDPIVRDEILELLQTFMENEDHAILISSHITSDLEKIADTIIFIHEGEILFHENKDDLLYGFGIWKGTAEDAKVIPNHAIFGKRDYVFGVEYLVKREYVNPVIELQKPTIDEIMLFFVRGRKR is encoded by the coding sequence ATGAACGCAATTGAAGTAAAAAATGTTTCGAAGCAATTGAAAAAATTCCGTTTAAATAATATTTCGTTCACGGTGGAGTGCGGGACGATCGCCGGGTTTATCGGACAAAACGGTGCCGGGAAATCGACGACGATGAAACTGCTTATCAATTTTTTGAAACCGCAGCAAGGCGAAATGTTCATATTAGGAAAAAGATCCGACCTAGATGATATTGAACTGAAATCCCAGATTGGCGTTGTCTTTGACGAATTGCATATTCCAAAACATCTGACTGGAAAAGACATCAATCATCTATACTCCATGATGTATCCGAACTGGAACACAGATTATTATTATGAACTGCTGAACCGCTTTGACGTTCCGCGCTTCGACGCAATCAGCAAAATGTCAAAAGGGATGAAAACAAAGCTTGGTATCATTATAGCGTTGGCCTACTCTCCAAAAGTTTTGCTGTTGGATGAGCCAACAAGTGGATTAGATCCTATAGTCCGCGACGAAATTCTGGAATTGCTGCAAACATTTATGGAAAACGAGGACCATGCCATTCTTATCTCCTCTCACATTACAAGCGATCTGGAAAAGATAGCCGATACTATCATTTTCATTCATGAAGGCGAAATTCTGTTCCACGAAAATAAAGACGATCTGCTATACGGATTCGGGATTTGGAAAGGGACTGCCGAAGATGCGAAAGTCATCCCTAACCATGCCATTTTCGGAAAACGTGATTATGTATTCGGCGTGGAATATTTGGTGAAGCGTGAATATGTCAATCCGGTAATCGAGCTGCAGAAGCCGACGATTGATGAAATTATGCTGTTTTTTGTGAGGGGGCGAAAACGGTGA